In Halorussus caseinilyticus, the genomic stretch CCTTGTCAATCTTCGTGGCTATCTGTTGAGTTGCTTCCTCATTTCCGGAGTATAGCACCATCCGTACGTCGTCAACATCACTGCTGAGCTTGTCAAGTGCAAACATAAACGTTGCTTTCTTTTTGAGTTCTTCTTCCCGTAATGTTTTTACATTCTTTGCCTCGTAGTAGACATCACCGCCATCGCTATCGATTTTGAAACCATCGAACTCAGGGTCTTTATTATTCGATGAGTCCAGTCCGAGATCGTCTCGAACCTCTTCGACATCGTTCTTGCTTCCATAGACCTTCTTTGCGATGTCCTCAAGTTGCGCATCGCTAAGACGACTAAAGTCAAGGTCTGGCGTATAATCTAACCTGAGGGTGTCTCCTGAATCAAGCTTAGGACGCAATTTGTTGCGGGCGAACCGTAGTTCGTACGTACTACCTTTAATCCGATTGTAAGCTAATGTCGGTGTAGCCGGTAGATTCGTGATGCCATTAGGATCACCGTACAGGACTTCAGGAACACCTTCGATTCGCTCATCGCCATCTAAGACTCTTATATCGTCAGTGACTCGGCCAGTGTACTCCGCGCTGATGTGGTTGTACCCATACGACGTTGCAAGTGAATTCCGAACGTCGTCTTCTAAGTCGCTTGGAACATCGTAGCCACTCTTGTCAACGGTGAACGTCAAGAACTCCTGTACTTCAGACGCATCGTCGAAGCCACGGAGTAACGAAATACCGTCGCCGCCCGTCGTAGCAACTAATTGGACCAGATTTCTCTCTCCATAGTAGTCCAGCGACCCCATGCGCTTAAGAACATAGTCTACGTCGGCGGTTGACACATCCATACTCTCCGACCGCCACGCTTGAACGAGCAACCGCTGAGACTCGGTATCCAGCTTAACGAACTGGTTGAGTGCTTCGTCGTCGAGGTCGCTGGCCATCCGGACACCGTAGCGACTCGTCTGCGCGAAGGCTAGCCGGGCGTTGGCGTCTTTCACGTCGGTCGTGTCTAACCGTGCGCCGAACTCGCTCGGGTCCACGTCCGTCTCCGTGACTGCATCGCTGTACGCTCGTTGCTTGCGGTCGGATAGCTCCGTACACCCTCCGCCAGCGAATCGCTGTGTCCCGAGACCACTGCCGCACAGTCGGCCGAACAACGCCTCGAAGTCCGCGTCGTCCATCCGTCGGAGGTCCTCAGCCCCGTCCGCGCCATGGCGCGCGAGGTACCGCACGACCCGGTCGCGCTCAATGTCTGACAGGTCGCTCGTGTCCACCTCGCCTTCGCGTTGCAACCGCCAGAGTCGATAGGCCGCACCCGCCGACTTCGCCCGCCGGAGTAGCGGTCCCGACGCTCGCTCGGTCGCTCGCGCCAACCCGGTCGCCACCCGCGCTTTTCCGCGGTCGTAGGGTGCTTTCACTCGCATCGCGGCCTTGCCTGCGCGCGTGGATTTGGCGAAGTTCGAGACCTTCTGGGCGTACGTCGAACTCTTGATGACTTTCGTGGCTTGTGCGCCTGCAATCGCTTTCGTGATGAACGCGACGGTGTAGCCCGCATACCAGCTATTACGGTACTCGTCGTAGAGCGCCGACCCCTCTGCGTAGGGGTTGTTCGTCTTCTGTTTGTCTTGGAGGCTCGACACCATCGCGTCGAGGAACATCCCGAGCAGGCCCGACTCGTCGAGTAGGTCGATGAGGCCGGTCAGTCCTTTGACGAATCCGAGCGGGTCGTTGACCAACCCGAGGAGCGACTTGATGGTGCCGCCCATCCCCGCCGAAAAGCCAGAGAGCGCCCCAAGTTTCTCGGCGGCCCCCGTCGCGTACATCGTGTCCGCGTCGAGTTTCCCGGCGAGACGCCCCACAGCGTTGGCTTTCCGGATGCCGACCGTTTTCTTCCGGTTGCCGTGGCTGTCGGTCGCGGTGACTTCGACGGTCGCGCCCGCGAGTTCGTCCGCGACGGCGCTCACGCCCGACACCGAGAACGACCCGTCGTGGCGACTGAACACCGCGTTCGGCGACGCCCGGTAGCGCGTCTTCCCGTTCTTCTCGACGGCGGTGTGTTCGACGCCGCTGGGGTCGAACAGGAGGTACTCGAGGATGTACTCGATTTCCATCTCGCTGTAGTTGGCGAGATAGCCGTATCTGGCCAGACGGATGTCCGGCGGCCGATAGTCGTAGAGTGTCGGGTCTTCGCCGACCGCGCGTTCGCGGCCGTCAAGCAGGCCGTCGCCGTCGCTGTCGGGATTGTTCGGGTCGGTCTTGTGAAGCCACTCTTCGCGGTCCGAGAGGCCGTCGTTGTCCGAGTCGTACGCGAAGGGGTTGCTGTTGGTCCACTCCGTCGTGAGATGTTCGGCTTTGTCCGAGGGCGACTCGCCGTTGAGATACTTCCGGGAGGCGTCCGGACTCCGGGTGACCGCGGTGTCGAACCCACGTAGCTCTTGGGCGTCCGAGAGGCCGTCGTGGTCGGTGTCCCGGACCGTCGGGTTGCTCCGCAGGCGGTTGTACACCCGACCGTGAACCTGCTGGCGCTCGCCCACCTCGTAGCTGTCGCTCAACCCGTCGCCGTCGGTGTCCGCCAGCCGCGGGTCGGTGTCTAGACACTGCCCCCGGCCGTCCCGCAGGCCACACGTCCCGCGTTCGACCGCGTCGTACAACGTGTCGCCGTCGGTGTCGTAGCCGAGTTTCAGCGCGTCAATCTCGAACGTGGCGCGGCCGACCGTCTCGATTTTGATGGTGACTTGCTCGCCCGCGTACTCCGAGAGGTCGTGTTCGACCGCCTCGAAATCCCCGTGAGCGTCACCCCCGCCGCCGGGGAGGACAGCCTCCGCGCCGAGTTGGGATTCGCGGACGCTCTCGGTACTCGCGTACGTGTTGTCCTCGCCGTAGACCCGAGTGCGTTCGCCGTCCGGCCCGATGACCACGAGTTCGGCCACTGACCGATAGCTGATGGCGTTGGCTTTCGCCACCACGCCGAGCGTGACGGTTTCGGCGTCGCGTAAGGTGACGGTGCGTTCTAAACTCGACTCTCGCGGGCAACCGTTGGGTTTCCAGCCGGGGAACTGGGGGCAGTCGTCGTAGTAGTTGCGGGTGTTGTCGCCGTCGTCGTCGGTGGGACAGCCGTTCGAGAGCGTCCCCGGTTCGTCCGGACAGTCGTCGAAAAAGTCGTTGTAGTCGTCGCCGTCGGTGTTTTTCGCACACCCGTTCTCGCGGACTCCCGGCGTGTTCGGACACTCGTCGTGGAAGTCCGACACCTCGTCGGCGTCGCTGTGGGTCGGGCACCCGTCGCCGTACCCCTCCTTGTTGTCGCACTCGTCGTTGTAATCTTTGATACCGTCGTTGTCGCTATGCTGGGGACACCCGTTGTTCTCACCCGGCGTCGCCGGACAGTCGTCGTAGCGGTCGTACGTTCCGTCGCCGTCCGAGTCGACCTTCGGGTCCGGGTTCGACACTTCCTCTTCGGTCGTCTCCGAGGGTTCCTCGGTCGGCTCACATCCCCAGTTGCTCTCCGGCCCGGACTGCTCGCAGTATTCGTAACCTGACACCGTTTCCGTCGTCGTCGCCGTCACTGTGGTCGTCGTTTCGGACCCCTCCGATGTCGTAGTCGTCTCGCTCTCGGTCTCAGACGGCTTCGACCAGTTGCGCTCGGTCTGCTCGCGCGTGAGCGACCCGACTACCGCCGCCGACTCCTCGCTGGCGGCGTCGCTCGTGGCGACTCCGGCGCGGTCGACCGTCGCCGTCGAGACGTTGCCGTCCTCTTCCTGCCGTCGAGGGTGCTGAAGTTGTCCGTGTTCGACCACTTGTCCGGGAGCGCGCGGTCGAACCGCGATTCCCACGTCTCAGTTGACAGCACCGTGTACGTCGAGAAGTGCGGCGTCTCGGCGGTCACCGTGTCGTTGCGGGTGTCTACCGTCGAGTTGGTGACGGCGACGAACGTCTGGAGCGTCTCGTTGTACCGATACGCGCCGAGCGTCGTCTCGTTCTCGGCGCTGACCCGCGAGTCGTTGTACGGCAACGAGATGGTCGCCGTCGAGAAGTTCGCCTCCGCCTCGAAGTCGTAGGCCCTCGACGCGCTGGCGTTCCGCACGCTCGCGGTCTCCAGAATCGTCCGCGAACTCGTGTTCACCGACACCGCGCCCGCGACGTTGCCTTCGCCGGTGACGTTGACGGTGACGCCGGTCTCTTCGTCGGTGGTCTCGGTCGCAAACGTCTCGTCGCTGTCCAGCACGCCGTCACCGTCGGTGTCGGGGTCGGTCGGGTCGGTGCCGACTTCGTACTCGTCGGGGTCACGCAGACCGTCGCTGTCGGTGTCGGGCGACAAGGGGTCGGTCTCGTTGGCGAGTTCCGCCGAGTCGTTCAACGTGTCGCCGTCGGTGTCGTTTTCGACCGGATTCGTACCTGCTGTCTGCTCGCGGCGGTTCGACAGCGAGTCGTTGTCGAGGTCCTCGGCGGGGTCCCGAACCGTGTCGTTGTCGGAGTCGGTGTCCAGCGGGTCGAGCGCTTGGAACTGGAGTTCGAAGCCGTCCTGTAGGCGGTCGCCGTCGGTGTCGTTGTCCAGCGGGTCGAGGTCGAACCAGTAGGCTTGCGCGGCGGTCTCCCCGTCGTTGTCGAAGTCCTCCGCCCCGTCCGTGATGTTGTTGCCCGACTCGTTGAACGAAGTCCGCGAAGCGTTGCTGTCCGGCCCCAAGGGGTCGGTTCCCGTCACGTTCAACTCGTAGAAGTCCGGCAACCCATCGCCGTCGAGTCGAAGCACGTCCCGGCCGACGGTCGCGTTCTCGCCGCCGTAGTCGGGCGACCATCGCCGGTTCGGGTCGGTCGCCGACACCGTAATCCGGTTGACCTGCCGCGAAAGCGTCACGTTCGTCTCGAAGGTGCCGACCGCGCCCGGCGTCGTATTCACGGCGAGGTCGAGCGTCCGGTTCGCCCCGTTCAACGACAGCGACAACGCGAGTTCGTGGCCTCGAACGTCGAAGACGCGGCCGCGAACCGCGTAGGTGACGTTCTCCTCGTGGGGCATGTCCTCGCGGGTGGTGATGGTGACGTTCGGGGTGGCGGCGAGGTCGAGTACGTCGAGGGCTTGCTGGGCGTGAATCCACGCGACTCGGTACTGGCTGATGGCGGTATGCTGTTGGCCGCGCGCCCGGAACCGCTCGGCGCGCTCGACTGCTCGGCGCGCCCCGGAGATGTTCTCTGCGACGGCTTGCTGGTCGAACGAGACGTTCCGGTCGTTCAGAGTCGTGGCGAGACGGTCGGCGTCCGCGATAGCCGTATGAGCTAATCGCTCGTCCGACCGCACCAGTAGTTTCGTGACGCTCGGCGCGAACTGCGGGGGTGTACTCGCTTCTTTGTCGCGCTCGAAGAGTTCCGCGGAGGTGGTGCGGTTGGCGTCGAGAACGTAATCGAGTGATTCGTTGAGTTCGCGGAGGGCTTGTCTGCGGTGGTCGTCGGCGGAGCTACCGGGCGCGTCGAACTCGGTAGTCTGGAGGGCGTCGATGGCGGCGAGCCGGTAGTCGGCGGCCGACGCATTCTCGCGGATAGAGACGTTGAAAGTCGCGTTCGCCAGTGGTTCGCTCCGGTTGGCGAGCGCCGAGCGGTTCGAGACTGGTGGCGGGGCTTGGCCGTTCTTCGCCCATTCTGGCGGGCCGCGTTTGTCCGTGTTCGAGTTCCCGCCCTTGTTCGGCACCCACGACGGCGGCCCCGCGTGCGGTGGCGGTCCCTGACCGGGGTTCTCGGGTGGTCCCTGTCCGGGATTCTCCGGTGGGCCTTGCGTCTTGTTCTCCGGCGGTCCCTGTCCGGGGTTTTCGGGCGGTCCCTGCGTTTTGTTCTTTGGCGGTCCCTGTCCGGGGTTTTCCGGTGGGCTTTGGCCGGGCGTGGTCGTCTCATTCCCGGCCGTCGTCGTGGTCGCGGTCGTGGTCGTGGTCTTCGACGGTCCGTTCCCCTTGCCGTTCCCCGGTCCGTTTCCGTTGCCGTTGCCGGGGGTGTCGGGGAAGAGTTCGTGGCCTGCGATGGTGGTGGCGAGCGACGAGAGTGAGGGGAGGTCGGCGTCGGACTGGGAGGGTGGCGAGTCAAGGGCGGCGGTGGCGGGCGTGACCGTCGCCGTGACGATAAGGATGGAGAAGGCGACGGCGAGAATCTGCTGGCTCCGAGCGTTCATTGCAGTGCAGTAGAAACTAGCATCTAAAGTGTCTATTGCGTATTATAAAATCTGATACTGAATGGAAGATTGAAATAACAGAGACGAATGAGACCTGTTATAGCAGGTAGTTAAATACTGAAAGACTGTTACTCGGTTGCTCGGTTACTGATAGCAATTCACGGACTAAGCGGCGGTCATTCCGACGACAAACCGTCTCTCGGTGTTGGCTCCGGCATCCCTGCGGTTCTTCAGACCGATATGTTGGCGGGGGATTGCGGAAACTGGAACGGGGGGTTCTCTCGCGGGTGAAGCGGATAGAATTAATGTGTGTACGATGAAATGGCTGGTATGAGAATGATTGGAGATGTCTCGCGTTTGTTTCGGGGGAGCGGACGGGAGACAGTGCGAGTGTTCGCACAGCGACTCGCGGAGTTGAAACAGACGGGGTGTAGTATCCTCGTGACGGGGACCGTGGACGAAGATGGGTTCGGCGAGCAACTGGCGTTGTCGTTCGGAGGTCCCGACCGGAAACAGGTTCTCGTCACACCCCACGAACCCCGGAACCCCGGCCGTGTCCTCCCCGACGGGGTGACGGCCGACATGGAGAGCGTTCGACTCGTAAGCGGCGAGCAGGCGCGTCGAGCGGCGACCGCCGAACCGGGGATGGCGGACGGGCTTGGAGTCGTGAGCGACGACATATTGGCCGCGGTCAACGAGTTAGGTGACGAGTACGACCTCGCCGCGAACGACCTGCGGGTCGGAGTGACGGCGTTGGACCAATTGGGGACCGATGTTGGGTCAGAGTCGGTTCGGCGGTTCGTGCGGACGGCCTCGCAGTGTGTGAGTCTGGTGAATGGGACGCTGTACTGTCAGTTCCGCGATGACCCTGAGCGTGCCGCGTACTTGCTCGACGGAGAGTTGTTCGATGCGCGTGTCGAATTACGGTCACAGCCGGAGCAGGTCGAACAGCGCTGGCATCT encodes the following:
- a CDS encoding DUF7504 family protein → MRVFAQRLAELKQTGCSILVTGTVDEDGFGEQLALSFGGPDRKQVLVTPHEPRNPGRVLPDGVTADMESVRLVSGEQARRAATAEPGMADGLGVVSDDILAAVNELGDEYDLAANDLRVGVTALDQLGTDVGSESVRRFVRTASQCVSLVNGTLYCQFRDDPERAAYLLDGELFDARVELRSQPEQVEQRWHLPADDITTDWIPV